One Fundidesulfovibrio terrae genomic window carries:
- a CDS encoding sulfurtransferase TusA family protein, with protein sequence MTTLSADDLLALSPDRVFDGGDLDCGSGLALLIRENMLCVSPGGVLEMISREPTVADELPPWCRLSGHELLGSLPGQGGTRFFLRRGVAVSRGEAAEAERLALEEDKRRARQYEWRLRVRAGEGQSSTVYCRNFSWTLGQPASFEERDRNPSAVEALLGALGAALATGYATECARDALEIDDIELTVKGRLTNILAHLGMEEGDPSFAAIEVRCFASTLDDEGKARAAWERAVARSPVAATLARAVDLKASFTIA encoded by the coding sequence ATGACCACCCTTTCAGCCGACGATCTGCTTGCGCTGTCTCCCGACAGGGTTTTCGACGGGGGCGACCTGGACTGCGGCTCCGGCCTTGCCCTGCTCATCCGGGAGAACATGCTCTGCGTGAGCCCCGGCGGGGTGCTTGAGATGATAAGCCGCGAACCCACCGTGGCAGATGAGCTGCCCCCCTGGTGCAGGCTCTCCGGGCACGAGCTTTTGGGCTCCCTGCCGGGCCAGGGCGGGACGCGCTTCTTCCTGCGCCGGGGCGTGGCGGTCTCGCGCGGCGAGGCTGCCGAGGCCGAGCGCCTGGCCCTGGAAGAGGACAAGCGCCGCGCCAGGCAGTACGAATGGCGGCTGCGGGTGCGCGCGGGCGAGGGCCAATCCAGCACGGTCTATTGCCGCAACTTCTCCTGGACCCTGGGCCAGCCCGCCTCCTTCGAGGAGCGGGACCGAAACCCCAGCGCCGTGGAGGCCCTGCTCGGAGCCCTGGGCGCGGCCCTGGCCACGGGCTACGCCACAGAGTGCGCGCGCGACGCCCTGGAGATCGACGACATCGAGCTCACCGTGAAGGGGCGGCTCACGAACATCCTGGCCCACCTGGGCATGGAGGAGGGCGACCCGTCGTTCGCCGCCATCGAGGTGCGCTGCTTCGCCTCCACCCTGGACGACGAGGGCAAGGCCCGGGCGGCCTGGGAGCGGGCCGTAGCCCGGTCTCCCGTGGCGGCCACCCTGGCCAGGGCCGTGGACCTCAAAGCCTCCTTCACCATCGCATGA
- a CDS encoding cobalamin-independent methionine synthase II family protein, with protein sequence MSSFTTTQVGSWPRSKKMLRALRDRRTGNMTRAAFDAVADEEVRRTVRIQEEAGLDVVVDGEHRRDNFYSFVTDKLEGTKLMSLAEMLGEMEDKSGFEEMLTTLDVPASAIRNPTCTGRLSRREPLALEDFRFVKSLTDRPVKITLPGPYLLTRSMWVSAYTKKAYASQREMGDDVVRVLREELQDLAAAGCEFVQFDEPVLTEVVMSGECGRRTFMUATLATRRDVGEELDYAAELINTVIEGVEGPRIGLHICRGNWSTREEVLLTGDYRPLLPALTKMRVHQFVLEYATPRAGEIEVVGRELSGAVPGSPRPRELGLGVINPRTTDVETPEEIVARAESALRFYRPEQLFLNTDCGFGCFASRCVNVEDVAAAKIASIARAARMLRDKHGG encoded by the coding sequence ATGAGCTCCTTCACCACCACCCAGGTGGGCAGCTGGCCCCGCTCCAAGAAGATGCTGCGCGCCTTGCGCGACCGGCGCACGGGCAATATGACCCGCGCCGCCTTCGACGCCGTGGCCGACGAGGAAGTGCGCCGCACGGTGCGCATCCAGGAAGAGGCCGGGCTGGACGTGGTGGTTGACGGCGAGCACCGCCGTGACAACTTCTACTCCTTCGTCACGGACAAGCTCGAGGGAACGAAGCTCATGAGCCTGGCAGAGATGCTGGGCGAGATGGAGGACAAGTCCGGCTTCGAGGAGATGCTCACCACCCTGGACGTGCCCGCCTCGGCCATCCGCAACCCCACCTGCACGGGCAGGTTGTCGCGGCGCGAGCCCCTGGCCCTTGAGGACTTCCGTTTCGTCAAGTCGCTCACGGACAGGCCGGTGAAAATCACCTTGCCCGGCCCGTACCTGCTCACCCGGTCCATGTGGGTGAGCGCCTACACCAAGAAAGCCTACGCCTCACAGCGTGAAATGGGCGACGACGTGGTGCGCGTGCTGCGCGAGGAGCTTCAGGACCTGGCCGCCGCCGGGTGCGAGTTCGTGCAGTTCGACGAGCCGGTGCTCACCGAGGTGGTCATGAGTGGGGAGTGCGGCCGGCGAACGTTCATGTGAGCGACGCTCGCCACCCGCCGGGACGTGGGTGAAGAACTGGATTACGCGGCCGAACTGATAAATACCGTCATAGAGGGAGTGGAAGGCCCCCGCATCGGCCTGCACATCTGCCGGGGCAACTGGAGCACCAGGGAGGAGGTCCTGCTCACGGGGGACTACCGTCCGCTTCTGCCAGCGCTCACCAAGATGCGCGTGCACCAGTTCGTGCTGGAGTACGCCACGCCCAGGGCGGGCGAGATCGAGGTGGTGGGGAGGGAGCTTTCCGGGGCGGTGCCGGGATCGCCCAGGCCGCGCGAGTTGGGCCTTGGCGTGATCAACCCGCGCACTACGGACGTGGAGACCCCGGAGGAGATCGTGGCCCGGGCCGAATCGGCCCTGCGCTTCTATCGGCCGGAGCAGCTCTTCCTCAACACCGACTGCGGGTTCGGCTGTTTCGCCAGCCGCTGCGTCAACGTCGAGGATGTCGCGGCGGCCAAGATCGCCAGCATCGCCCGGGCGGCGCGCATGCTGCGAGACAAGCACGGCGGCTGA
- a CDS encoding M48 family metallopeptidase, protein MQRRSHRSSGIFPRALALVLALALALPSPLAVAPAKASIFNFGIKEEKELGDKFNVLIRSKLPMVEDSEVVDYVRDIVDRLARQMPPQAFKFNVAVVQDNAINAFAAPAGYVFVFTGLVLNMEHESEVAGVLGHELAHVTQRHIAKRVEQGSIVSIAAILGAIAGFALGAATGQRDAGAAVMVGSQAAAQQTMLNYSRDDEREADEVGMNYLTAAGYPPRGLPQAFDIMQRMKIFKGYGSIPAYLSTHPDITERIGYLTERVSRMPKDVATRPDRDERFLRVQTIIRARYVDPATVIGYYGKKGTAMTKLDRLGLAMALGRTNDNAKAKQAFDEALKEGGNDALWLREAGKFYLKLREFDRADQLLRAAVTANPRDMVASAAYAQILAQERHYIESLNLMRKVTTFSPESPEVRQQLGRIYGEAGDLFHAYLNLSYAAVYANDPKQSRMQMEKTRNLAKSEEERREYARLEQVFKERSEHWPRGPMF, encoded by the coding sequence ATGCAGCGACGCTCACACCGCTCAAGCGGCATTTTCCCGCGCGCCCTGGCCCTGGTCCTGGCGCTGGCCCTGGCGCTTCCCTCCCCGCTGGCCGTGGCCCCGGCCAAGGCCAGCATCTTCAACTTCGGCATCAAGGAGGAGAAGGAGCTCGGCGACAAGTTCAACGTGCTCATCCGCTCCAAGCTGCCCATGGTGGAAGACTCCGAGGTGGTGGACTACGTGCGCGACATCGTGGACCGCCTCGCCCGCCAGATGCCGCCCCAGGCGTTCAAGTTCAACGTGGCCGTGGTGCAGGACAACGCCATCAACGCCTTCGCTGCTCCGGCCGGATACGTGTTCGTGTTCACCGGCCTGGTCCTGAACATGGAGCACGAATCCGAGGTGGCGGGCGTGCTCGGCCACGAGTTGGCCCACGTCACTCAGCGCCACATCGCCAAGCGCGTGGAACAGGGCAGCATCGTGAGCATCGCCGCCATCCTGGGGGCCATCGCCGGGTTCGCCCTGGGCGCGGCCACCGGCCAGCGCGACGCCGGGGCAGCCGTCATGGTGGGTTCCCAAGCCGCCGCCCAGCAGACCATGCTCAACTACTCCCGCGACGACGAGCGCGAGGCCGACGAGGTGGGCATGAACTACCTCACCGCCGCCGGATACCCGCCGCGCGGTCTGCCCCAGGCCTTCGACATCATGCAGCGCATGAAGATCTTCAAGGGTTACGGCTCCATCCCGGCCTACCTCTCCACCCACCCGGACATCACCGAGCGCATCGGCTACCTCACAGAGCGCGTCAGCCGCATGCCCAAGGACGTGGCCACCCGCCCGGACCGCGACGAGCGCTTCCTGCGCGTGCAGACCATCATCCGGGCCCGCTACGTGGACCCGGCCACGGTCATCGGCTATTATGGCAAGAAGGGCACGGCCATGACCAAGCTCGACCGCCTGGGGCTGGCCATGGCGCTGGGACGCACCAACGACAACGCCAAGGCCAAGCAGGCTTTCGACGAGGCGCTCAAGGAGGGCGGAAACGACGCCCTGTGGCTGCGCGAGGCAGGGAAGTTCTACCTCAAGCTGCGCGAGTTCGACCGGGCGGACCAGCTCCTGCGCGCGGCCGTCACCGCCAACCCCAGGGACATGGTGGCTTCCGCCGCCTACGCCCAAATCCTGGCCCAGGAGCGCCACTACATCGAGTCCCTGAACCTCATGCGCAAGGTGACCACCTTCTCGCCGGAATCCCCCGAAGTGCGCCAGCAGCTGGGACGCATCTACGGCGAGGCGGGGGACCTGTTCCACGCCTACCTGAATCTGTCCTACGCGGCGGTGTACGCCAACGATCCGAAGCAAAGCCGCATGCAGATGGAGAAGACCAGGAACCTGGCCAAGTCGGAAGAGGAGAGGAGGGAATACGCCAGGCTGGAGCAGGTGTTCAAGGAGAGGAGCGAGCATTGGCCCAGGGGGCCGATGTTCTGA
- a CDS encoding DUF4279 domain-containing protein, with product MAQLHRSAATLRIMGDELIPQSITKLLGCEPTSSHTKGQVVGTTSTGKEIVRKSGMWRLEATDCEPEDLNKQVAEILGKLPNDPGVWAQISKQFRMDLTCGFFMNESNEGVVISIETLLALGQRGIELDLDIYGPTQNINICCPCPCGSGQTYGECCVPKLENSRSE from the coding sequence ATGGCTCAGCTGCACAGATCAGCGGCGACGCTTCGGATAATGGGCGACGAGTTGATTCCACAAAGCATCACCAAGCTCCTTGGTTGTGAACCGACATCCAGTCACACAAAAGGCCAAGTTGTTGGAACAACCAGCACGGGCAAGGAGATAGTCAGGAAGAGCGGGATGTGGCGGCTTGAGGCAACAGACTGCGAACCGGAAGATTTGAACAAGCAGGTTGCCGAAATACTCGGCAAGCTCCCTAACGATCCAGGCGTATGGGCACAAATTTCCAAACAGTTTAGAATGGATTTGACTTGTGGTTTTTTTATGAACGAATCCAATGAGGGTGTCGTGATTTCGATAGAAACGCTGTTGGCTCTGGGGCAACGCGGGATTGAGCTTGATCTTGATATCTACGGGCCGACTCAAAACATTAACATATGTTGCCCTTGTCCTTGTGGGAGCGGTCAAACATATGGTGAATGCTGTGTTCCAAAGTTGGAGAACTCTAGGAGTGAATAG
- the pth gene encoding aminoacyl-tRNA hydrolase: protein MPPHTLIAGLGNPGPKYERTRHNFGFMAVDALLESGTARQLSMGKDGELHALRLTGIEGEILVLKPMTFMNLSGRAVAHVLRYYKLTMDDLVVVHDELDLPLGRMRMKKGGGLAGHNGLKSIASETGSQDFVRLRLGIGRPEGKMDVSNWVLADFRPDERQTVEKVLPAAAAALRLYLKEGLEAAMRESGQFSAAPQPGGQG from the coding sequence ATGCCCCCGCACACCCTTATCGCGGGCCTGGGAAATCCCGGCCCCAAATACGAGCGCACCCGCCACAACTTCGGGTTCATGGCCGTGGACGCCCTGCTGGAATCGGGCACGGCCCGCCAGCTCTCCATGGGCAAGGACGGCGAGTTGCACGCCCTTCGCCTGACCGGCATCGAGGGCGAGATCCTCGTGCTCAAGCCCATGACCTTCATGAACCTCTCGGGCCGGGCCGTGGCCCACGTGCTGCGCTACTACAAGCTCACCATGGACGACCTGGTGGTGGTCCACGACGAGTTGGACCTGCCGCTTGGGCGCATGCGCATGAAGAAGGGCGGCGGGCTGGCCGGACACAACGGACTCAAGTCCATCGCCTCCGAGACCGGCTCGCAGGATTTCGTGCGCCTTCGCCTGGGCATCGGGCGCCCCGAGGGGAAAATGGACGTATCGAACTGGGTGCTGGCTGATTTCCGCCCGGACGAGCGCCAAACGGTCGAAAAAGTGCTTCCGGCGGCCGCTGCGGCCCTGCGTCTGTATCTCAAGGAGGGCCTGGAGGCGGCCATGCGCGAATCCGGGCAGTTCTCGGCCGCCCCCCAGCCGGGGGGACAAGGGTAG
- a CDS encoding CarD family transcriptional regulator, translated as MFSLDELVVYPAQGVGKVERIESQTVGGQSVDFYIVRILTNNVTLMVPVKNASNVGLRHVCPAQEARDIMESLKDRSTFTGYTGQNWNRRYREYSEKLKSGNLADVAYVLKELLLIGGGKELSFGERRLLEQAMGLLTLEVAYALDTPQDAVKEEINALFEDVMKPKQPE; from the coding sequence GTGTTTTCTCTGGACGAGTTGGTCGTATATCCTGCCCAGGGTGTGGGCAAAGTCGAGCGCATCGAGTCCCAGACGGTCGGCGGACAGTCGGTCGATTTTTATATCGTGCGCATCCTGACCAACAATGTGACGCTCATGGTGCCGGTCAAGAACGCCTCCAACGTGGGGCTGCGCCACGTCTGCCCCGCCCAGGAAGCCAGGGACATCATGGAGTCCCTCAAGGACCGTTCCACCTTCACCGGCTACACCGGGCAGAACTGGAACCGTCGCTACCGCGAATATTCCGAGAAGCTCAAAAGCGGCAACCTGGCCGATGTGGCCTACGTGCTCAAGGAACTGCTGCTCATCGGCGGCGGCAAGGAGCTTTCCTTCGGCGAACGCAGGCTGCTGGAGCAGGCCATGGGCCTGTTGACCCTCGAGGTGGCCTACGCCCTGGACACCCCCCAGGACGCCGTCAAGGAAGAGATCAACGCCCTCTTCGAGGACGTCATGAAGCCCAAGCAGCCTGAATAG
- a CDS encoding response regulator transcription factor: MRILLVEDDPKISAFIAQGLKQNGFAVDQCADGQDGLHMALTESYSAAVVDVMLPGIDGLKLIEEMRKSRINTPVIILSAKRSVDDRVKGLETGGDDYLAKPFSFAELLARLQALIRRSTSSADATHLSVSGLSMNLLTREVTRDGATIGLQPREFALLEFFMRNPGKVLSKTMIMEHVWNYNFDPQTNVVDVLVCRLRNKIDRDFEPKMLSTLRGVGYVLKPPRQD, encoded by the coding sequence ATGCGCATACTCCTTGTCGAAGACGATCCCAAGATATCGGCGTTCATCGCCCAGGGGCTCAAGCAGAACGGTTTCGCGGTGGACCAGTGCGCCGATGGCCAGGACGGCCTGCACATGGCCCTGACCGAGTCCTACTCCGCCGCCGTGGTGGACGTGATGCTCCCGGGCATTGACGGGCTCAAGCTCATCGAGGAGATGCGCAAGAGCCGCATCAACACCCCGGTGATCATCCTCTCGGCCAAGCGCTCCGTGGACGACCGGGTCAAGGGCCTCGAGACCGGCGGCGACGACTACCTGGCCAAGCCCTTCTCCTTCGCCGAACTGCTGGCCAGGCTCCAGGCGCTCATTCGGCGGTCCACCAGTTCCGCCGACGCCACCCACCTGAGCGTGTCCGGGCTGTCCATGAACCTCCTGACCCGCGAGGTCACGCGCGACGGCGCGACCATCGGGCTCCAGCCCCGGGAGTTCGCCCTGCTGGAGTTCTTCATGCGAAACCCGGGCAAGGTGCTCTCCAAGACCATGATCATGGAGCACGTCTGGAACTACAACTTCGATCCGCAGACCAATGTGGTGGACGTGCTCGTCTGCCGCCTGCGCAACAAGATCGACCGGGATTTCGAACCCAAGATGCTCTCGACTCTGCGGGGGGTAGGCTATGTCCTCAAGCCTCCTCGACAGGATTAG
- a CDS encoding 50S ribosomal protein L25/general stress protein Ctc → MKEQLSLTVQSRAEKGKGPNRRLRAEKMVPGIFYDDKGTNIPVVVADLPFRKLYQKVGSSHVFDLVIEKDGVTQTHPSLIWVVQAHPWKNQVDHVDFYGIDPNKPVHIHVAVKFTGKAKGVTVGGKLEIYRESLEVVCLPAAIPDEIVIDVTELNINQHISVKDLALPEGVKAVFDQNFAVVGVINPAAEAEAEAAK, encoded by the coding sequence ATGAAGGAACAACTGAGCCTCACCGTGCAGAGCCGCGCCGAGAAAGGCAAAGGCCCCAACCGCCGCCTGCGCGCGGAGAAGATGGTGCCCGGCATTTTCTACGACGACAAGGGAACCAACATCCCCGTGGTGGTGGCCGACCTGCCCTTCCGCAAGCTCTACCAGAAGGTGGGCTCCTCCCACGTGTTCGACCTGGTCATCGAAAAGGACGGCGTGACCCAGACCCATCCCAGCCTGATCTGGGTGGTCCAGGCCCACCCCTGGAAGAACCAGGTGGACCATGTGGACTTCTACGGCATCGATCCCAACAAGCCGGTGCACATCCACGTCGCGGTGAAGTTCACCGGCAAAGCCAAGGGCGTGACCGTCGGCGGCAAGCTGGAGATCTACCGCGAGTCCCTGGAAGTGGTCTGCCTGCCCGCGGCCATCCCCGACGAGATCGTCATCGACGTGACCGAGCTGAACATCAACCAGCACATCAGCGTGAAGGACCTGGCCCTGCCCGAGGGCGTCAAGGCCGTGTTCGACCAGAACTTCGCCGTGGTGGGCGTCATCAACCCCGCCGCCGAAGCCGAGGCCGAAGCCGCGAAATAA
- the rho gene encoding transcription termination factor Rho translates to MNLSDLKLKSMPELMELAVQFNVENPSGMRKQELIFGILQNCASQNGSIFGEGVLEILPDGFGFLRSPMYSYMPGPDDIYVSPSQIRRFGLRKGDVISGQIRPPKEGERYFALLRVSEIGFQPPEASKNIVLFDNLTPLYPNRRLMMENGDKNYSSRVIDLLAPIGHGQRGLIVAPPRTGKTMLLQTIANSINANNPDVYLIVLLIDERPEEVTDMERTVKAEVVSSTFDEPPQRHVQVAEMVMEKAKRLVERKRDVVVLLDSITRLGRAYNAVTPSSGRVLSGGLDANALQRPKRFFGAARNIEEGGSLTIMATALIDTGSRMDEVIFEEFKGTGNMELYLDRHLAEKRVYPAIDINRSGTRKEELLLPEEQLNRIWILRKFLAPMSSIDSMEFLLDKMRGTKDNKEFLNMMNR, encoded by the coding sequence ATGAATCTCTCCGATCTCAAGCTCAAAAGCATGCCAGAGCTCATGGAATTGGCCGTCCAATTCAACGTGGAAAACCCGAGCGGCATGCGCAAGCAGGAACTCATCTTCGGCATCCTGCAGAACTGCGCCTCCCAGAACGGCTCCATCTTCGGCGAAGGCGTCCTGGAGATCCTGCCCGACGGGTTCGGTTTCCTGCGCTCCCCCATGTACAGCTACATGCCCGGTCCGGACGACATCTACGTCTCTCCCTCGCAGATCCGCCGCTTCGGCCTGCGCAAGGGCGACGTGATCTCCGGCCAGATCCGCCCCCCCAAGGAGGGCGAGCGCTACTTCGCGCTGCTTCGAGTCTCCGAGATCGGCTTCCAGCCCCCCGAGGCCTCCAAGAACATCGTCCTCTTCGACAACCTCACCCCGCTCTACCCCAACCGCCGCCTCATGATGGAGAACGGCGACAAGAACTATTCCTCGCGGGTCATCGACCTGCTTGCCCCCATCGGCCACGGGCAGCGCGGCCTCATCGTGGCCCCGCCCCGCACCGGCAAGACCATGCTGCTGCAGACCATCGCCAACTCCATCAACGCCAACAACCCCGACGTCTACCTCATCGTGCTGCTCATCGACGAGCGCCCCGAGGAAGTCACGGACATGGAGCGCACGGTGAAGGCCGAGGTGGTCAGCTCCACCTTCGACGAGCCGCCCCAGCGCCACGTCCAGGTGGCCGAGATGGTCATGGAGAAAGCCAAACGCCTGGTGGAGCGCAAGCGCGACGTGGTGGTGCTGCTCGACTCCATCACCCGCCTCGGCCGCGCCTACAACGCCGTGACCCCGTCTTCCGGCCGCGTGCTTTCCGGCGGCCTGGACGCCAACGCCCTGCAGCGCCCCAAGCGCTTCTTCGGCGCCGCCCGCAACATCGAGGAAGGCGGCTCGCTGACCATCATGGCCACGGCGCTGATCGACACCGGATCGCGCATGGACGAGGTCATCTTCGAAGAATTCAAGGGCACCGGCAACATGGAGCTCTACCTGGACCGCCATCTGGCCGAGAAGCGCGTCTACCCGGCCATCGACATCAACCGCTCCGGCACCCGCAAGGAAGAACTGCTCCTGCCCGAGGAACAGCTCAACCGGATCTGGATTCTTCGCAAGTTCCTGGCCCCCATGAGCTCCATCGACTCCATGGAGTTCCTCCTGGACAAGATGCGTGGCACCAAGGATAATAAAGAATTCCTGAACATGATGAACCGCTAG
- a CDS encoding sensor histidine kinase yields MSSSLLDRIRHSTASKLTASYGFLYIASSLFLFVIAYMLLANVVRAQDQKLLTEKLNEYGYIERTKGVGALIEFIRRDNEEDTEPDYFVRILDPARRELLTIAPPGWSAVPKEELDTQAAEGVKWYLWEQPGLGGGVYEFSSRKLASGAFLIVGGDVKQREELLAEFQRIFLGITITVVVIGVGVGAVLANRTLAPIRDLISTVNSIGRGSMAARVPTRGTDDELDELASLFNSMLERISLLIQGMRDALDNVAHDLRTPLTRAKAVVETALQSNLSKQGLREALMDIAEENERIRTTLNTLMDISEAETGTMHLSLERVDVAGLIEESAEIYEYLAQEKGIILVPDSSPGLYAVADAGRVRQVLANLLDNALKYSKPGGQVFVTGWNEDGQVRVLVRDEGEGIPGEDIPRIFERLYRGDKSRSHRGLGLGLSLVKAVLKAHGGDIQVTSEVGKGSEFVFSLPGVGQPAG; encoded by the coding sequence ATGTCCTCAAGCCTCCTCGACAGGATTAGGCACAGCACCGCCTCCAAGCTCACCGCCAGCTACGGTTTTCTCTACATCGCGAGTTCGCTGTTTCTTTTCGTCATCGCCTACATGCTTCTGGCCAACGTGGTGCGCGCCCAGGACCAGAAGCTTCTGACAGAAAAACTCAACGAATACGGATATATCGAGCGGACAAAAGGAGTCGGCGCGCTCATCGAGTTCATCCGCCGCGACAACGAGGAGGATACCGAGCCCGACTATTTCGTGCGCATCCTTGACCCGGCCCGGCGCGAGCTCCTGACCATCGCTCCGCCGGGATGGTCGGCCGTGCCCAAGGAGGAGCTGGACACCCAGGCCGCAGAGGGCGTCAAATGGTATCTCTGGGAGCAGCCGGGCTTGGGCGGCGGGGTGTACGAGTTCTCCTCGCGCAAGCTGGCCAGCGGGGCGTTCCTCATCGTTGGCGGAGACGTCAAGCAGCGCGAGGAACTGCTGGCCGAATTCCAGCGCATCTTCCTGGGCATCACCATCACCGTGGTGGTGATCGGCGTGGGCGTGGGCGCGGTGCTGGCCAACAGGACCCTGGCCCCCATCCGCGACCTCATCTCCACGGTGAACTCCATCGGGCGCGGCAGCATGGCCGCGCGCGTGCCCACCCGGGGGACGGACGACGAGCTGGACGAACTGGCCAGCCTGTTCAACTCCATGCTCGAGCGCATCTCGCTGCTCATCCAGGGCATGCGCGACGCCCTGGACAACGTGGCCCACGACCTGCGCACGCCGCTGACCCGGGCCAAGGCCGTGGTGGAGACGGCGCTGCAGTCCAACCTGAGCAAGCAGGGGCTGCGCGAGGCCCTCATGGACATCGCCGAGGAGAACGAGCGCATCCGCACCACCCTGAACACGCTCATGGACATCTCCGAGGCCGAGACCGGCACCATGCACCTGTCGCTGGAACGGGTGGACGTGGCCGGGCTCATCGAGGAGAGCGCGGAAATCTACGAGTATCTGGCTCAGGAAAAGGGCATCATCCTGGTGCCGGACTCCTCGCCGGGGCTTTACGCCGTGGCCGACGCAGGGCGGGTGCGCCAGGTGCTGGCCAACCTGCTGGACAACGCGCTCAAGTATTCCAAGCCCGGCGGGCAGGTGTTCGTCACGGGCTGGAACGAGGACGGGCAGGTGCGGGTGCTGGTGCGCGACGAGGGCGAGGGGATTCCGGGAGAGGACATCCCGCGCATCTTCGAGCGCTTGTACCGAGGCGACAAGAGCCGCTCCCACCGGGGGCTTGGGCTTGGGCTGTCGCTGGTGAAGGCCGTGCTCAAGGCCCACGGCGGGGACATTCAGGTGACCAGCGAAGTGGGGAAGGGCAGCGAGTTCGTGTTTTCCCTGCCGGGTGTCGGACAACCGGCAGGCTAG